The sequence below is a genomic window from Desulfuromonas sp. TF.
TGGAAATCAGCGAAGAATTCTTCGAATCCATCGAAGGTCGACTCCTGGGCGCCGCCGCGGATCCGTTCCGCCGCCGTGCCTTCCGCAAGGAGACGCAGAACGAATACACGTCACGGACCCTGACGCAGGAGATCGTCTCCGAAGGGAAGCCGGTGACCGAGACCGGTCTTTACCAGACCCTCTATCAGCGCTACGTCTACAACCTGAAAGAGAAGGCCCTCGACCCGTTTCTGGACAACGAAAACTTCCGGCGGGCCATCAAGGATTACGACACCGAGGACTTCCGGACCTACGACAAGCGCATCCGCGACGACGTCACCACCCTTATCGCCAACCTCGTCGAGACGTACAGGTATACCCAGAAAGGGGCCAAGGAGATGTGCATCTACGTCATCGACAATGAGCTGGCCAGGGAGTTCGCGGCTCCGTAACCCGGTTCAGTCTCTGCAGGGAAAGGTCTGGGGAAATTTTGCAAAAAGGTCAGGGGGGGATTTGCTGGATTTTTCTCGACCTTTGAGACAGACCAAAAGGAATGGCCGATCAATGGTGATGAGGAGTTCGCTTCGGCAACAGGTTCTCGATCGTCCGGTAGAGGTCGCTCCGGTCGACCGGTTTGGAGGCGAAGGCGTCCATCCCCGCTTCCAGACAGCGCTGCCGGTCCTCCTGACGGGCAAAGGCGGTGAGCGCGACAATCGGCGTATGGCGTCCTTCTCCCTCCTGCTCACGGATCTTCCGGGTGGCGGCCAATCCGTCCATGTGCGGCATCTGAACGTCCATGAGCACCAGGTCGAAATTTTGCGCCTGCCATAACTTGAGCGCCTGCTCGCCGTCTTCGGCGGTCACGACATCCCACTGGTGCCGGCGCAGCAACTGTTCGATGAGAAAGCGCACTGTGGCATCGTCTTCGGCGAGCAGAATCCGGGCCTCCGTCGGAGCTGAGGATTCTTCCGGGCTCTCCTCGGCGGAGATCGACTGAGCTTCAATTTCGACCAGGGGCAGGTATACGCAGAAGATGCTTCCCTGTCCCTCCTCGCTTTCTGCCGTGATCTCGCCCCCCATCAGCTCCACCAGCCCCTTGCTGATCGCCAGCCCCAGACCGCTGCCTCCGTATTTTTTGGTTCTCGAACTTTCGAGCTGGGAGAAACTGTCGAAAAGGTGCTCGATTTTATCCGCCGGCATGCCGATGCCCGTATCGGTGATTCTCAGTCGTACATGATGCGGATCGGGACAGCAGTCGGCCGTGACCTTCACTTCGCCCCTGTCGGTGAATTTGACCGCGTTTCCCAGCAGATTGATCAGGATTTGACTGAGGCGATCTGGATCGCCCAGCACCAGCTCGGGAACCTCCTCCGCCACCTCGAGGCCGAGGCGCAGGTCTTTATCCCTCACTTTAGGCCGGAACATTTCCACCGTCTTGTGAAGGGTTTCCTTCAGAAGAAAGGGTTCTCTGCGAATTTCCACCTTTCGCGCCTCGATGCGGGAGATGTCGAGGATATCGTCGATCAGGGTGAGCAGGTTGGATGCCGCGGTCTGGGCCATTCCCAGCAGGCGGCCCTGATCGGGGGGGAGCCCGGCCATCTCCAACTGCTCCAGGGCGGCGAAGATCACCGTCATGGGAGTGCGGATCTCGTGGCTCATGTTGGCCAGGAACTCGCTCTTGGCACGGCTGCCGTCCTCGGCCTGGATGCGCGCCCGCTTCAGTTCCTGTTCGGCATTCTTGCGATCGGTGATGTCGTGAACGATCGAGAAGAGAAGGGTTCGCCCGTTCTGGGTCAGGGGGCCGGAATAGACTTCCACCTCGCGGACTTCTCCGCTGGCCAGCCGGTGGCGAAATTCGAATCTCTGGCGTTTAAGGTTCGTCACGTCCCTCATTAAATTGCGGACTATGGCCGGTTCCAAAAGATTGATGTCGGAGATAGGGCGGCTCAGGAACTCCTCGCGGGAGTAGCCGTAGAATTGGGCAGCGGCCGGATTGGCATCCACGATTTTTCCGGAGGCGGGATCGATCAACAGCATGACGGCATGGTTATTGGCGAAGAGATTCTCGTACAGACGCTGCCGTTCGGTCCGGTCGCGTTCGGCCTCTTTTTCGGCGCTGATGTCGGAAACGGTCGTGCGGCAGATTTGCCTTCCTTGCGCATCGGTTACGGCGACGCTCTCCAGACGCACCCAGAGGGGGCTCTTGTCTGAAAGCTGCAGGGCGACTTCCAGGCGGCACGGCTCGGCCGTGCGGCACGCCTCGCCGAGGTGACGGTAGA
It includes:
- a CDS encoding PAS domain-containing hybrid sensor histidine kinase/response regulator gives rise to the protein MKDTKKPNPTRTRLRDLARALSRGQEPDLGVLSAEDIRELVHELGVYQFELETQNEELRETRLELEEACDRYRELYDFAPVGHFTLDRQGLIHEANLTGAALLHTERNRLVGEYLSRWLDREDADALYRHLGEACRTAEPCRLEVALQLSDKSPLWVRLESVAVTDAQGRQICRTTVSDISAEKEAERDRTERQRLYENLFANNHAVMLLIDPASGKIVDANPAAAQFYGYSREEFLSRPISDINLLEPAIVRNLMRDVTNLKRQRFEFRHRLASGEVREVEVYSGPLTQNGRTLLFSIVHDITDRKNAEQELKRARIQAEDGSRAKSEFLANMSHEIRTPMTVIFAALEQLEMAGLPPDQGRLLGMAQTAASNLLTLIDDILDISRIEARKVEIRREPFLLKETLHKTVEMFRPKVRDKDLRLGLEVAEEVPELVLGDPDRLSQILINLLGNAVKFTDRGEVKVTADCCPDPHHVRLRITDTGIGMPADKIEHLFDSFSQLESSRTKKYGGSGLGLAISKGLVELMGGEITAESEEGQGSIFCVYLPLVEIEAQSISAEESPEESSAPTEARILLAEDDATVRFLIEQLLRRHQWDVVTAEDGEQALKLWQAQNFDLVLMDVQMPHMDGLAATRKIREQEGEGRHTPIVALTAFARQEDRQRCLEAGMDAFASKPVDRSDLYRTIENLLPKRTPHHH